The following are encoded in a window of Ruminiclostridium herbifermentans genomic DNA:
- a CDS encoding phage major tail tube protein has translation MILGNKTIQYAIYDRSSGRPEYICDTSSYKRPSIENLTDTIKGAGILGEIDMPSLGQVGSMELEITFKRSNAKAIELFGQKSQHIETRWVTDAINSSNGSIKTDANKEIIKCIPKKLDLGSIEANATNEVTGTYEIIYYQYIVNGESLIEIDKLNNVFKIRGIDYAETIRKAL, from the coding sequence ATGATTTTAGGAAATAAAACAATACAATATGCGATATATGACAGGAGCTCTGGCAGACCAGAATATATCTGTGATACTTCTAGTTACAAAAGACCATCAATTGAAAATCTTACAGACACAATAAAAGGTGCCGGAATATTGGGTGAAATTGATATGCCTTCATTGGGTCAAGTAGGTTCGATGGAACTTGAGATAACTTTTAAAAGGTCAAATGCTAAGGCAATTGAATTGTTCGGTCAAAAATCTCAGCACATTGAAACTAGATGGGTTACTGATGCTATTAATAGTTCAAATGGCTCTATAAAAACTGATGCTAATAAGGAAATCATCAAGTGTATACCTAAGAAATTGGATTTGGGAAGTATTGAAGCAAATGCCACCAATGAAGTAACAGGCACATACGAGATTATTTACTATCAATACATTGTCAACGGAGAATCACTAATAGAAATAGACAAACTAAATAACGTATTTAAAATACGTGGAATTGACTACGCAGAAACAATTAGAAAGGCTCTTTAA
- a CDS encoding phage tail sheath family protein, with amino-acid sequence MVYKHGVYGEQIPFTGTLSTKTLGTIPVYIGTAPIQQINTLGSPDFDYSELINTPILISSLADAKAKIGYSDSWDKYTLGEVIKAHFDNGVSSIGPIVVVNMASPDLKEATDTTQSITLSGVSGNKVGYIKDCLASIEDVAITAETELAEGDYKLEYDGEWIKVVITKQGFTEATAEAIYKRIDVSDTALTVSVFEKALSAIDLSESLLGVIPNIIVAPGYSEKPAYHEKMISKALSKISQKWFAICVSDISSDIDGNSVSKAISLKTTNDYTSKLDKVCWPMIKYGGYLYHLSTIAALTMQQQDTIADGVPYISPSNKSINATSTVLKDGKAITFDELTANSLNKVGITTVNMVRGSLRLWGSHMANYNHGTIDDILPEDRSDSSVRMMHYLLNTLQYDYLDSIDKPLSRRDIDSIKASIQQWLNGLVNEGKLLYGTINFVEVSNSTEDMVNGDFTFDVATTTTPIAKALTFRVQYSTEGLAALTGGEE; translated from the coding sequence ATGGTATATAAACATGGCGTGTATGGTGAACAGATTCCGTTTACAGGAACTTTGTCAACTAAAACATTAGGAACAATACCTGTATATATTGGAACGGCACCTATACAGCAAATTAATACTTTAGGCTCCCCAGACTTTGATTATTCAGAGTTAATTAATACTCCTATCCTTATATCAAGTCTAGCTGATGCAAAGGCAAAGATAGGATATTCGGATAGTTGGGATAAATACACATTGGGAGAGGTAATAAAGGCTCATTTTGATAATGGAGTATCCAGTATAGGCCCTATTGTTGTAGTTAACATGGCAAGTCCAGATTTAAAAGAAGCGACTGATACAACGCAATCAATTACACTTTCAGGAGTGAGTGGTAACAAAGTCGGATATATAAAGGATTGTTTGGCTTCGATTGAAGATGTAGCAATTACGGCTGAAACAGAACTAGCTGAAGGTGACTACAAGCTTGAGTATGACGGTGAATGGATAAAGGTAGTAATTACAAAGCAGGGTTTTACAGAAGCAACGGCTGAAGCAATATATAAAAGAATTGATGTATCAGATACAGCACTGACAGTGTCAGTATTTGAAAAGGCGTTATCAGCCATCGACTTATCTGAGAGCTTACTTGGAGTGATTCCTAATATAATTGTAGCCCCAGGATATTCAGAAAAACCAGCTTATCATGAAAAGATGATTTCAAAGGCTTTGTCAAAGATATCTCAAAAGTGGTTTGCTATATGTGTATCTGATATATCCTCAGATATAGACGGAAATAGTGTGTCTAAAGCTATTTCTCTGAAAACAACAAATGATTATACTAGCAAGTTAGATAAAGTTTGCTGGCCAATGATTAAGTACGGAGGATACCTTTACCATCTGTCAACTATAGCAGCTTTGACAATGCAGCAACAGGATACAATAGCTGATGGAGTACCATATATAAGTCCGTCAAACAAGTCTATAAATGCAACTTCAACTGTACTCAAAGATGGAAAAGCAATTACCTTTGACGAATTAACTGCCAACAGTCTAAATAAAGTAGGTATTACAACAGTAAACATGGTAAGAGGTTCATTGAGATTATGGGGCTCTCATATGGCTAATTACAATCATGGAACTATTGATGATATACTTCCAGAAGATAGATCAGATTCAAGTGTCAGAATGATGCATTATTTACTTAATACGCTACAGTATGATTACCTTGACAGCATAGACAAGCCGTTAAGCAGGAGAGATATTGATAGTATAAAGGCTTCAATTCAGCAGTGGCTTAACGGACTTGTGAATGAAGGAAAGCTGCTATATGGAACAATTAATTTCGTAGAAGTTAGTAACAGTACTGAAGATATGGTGAATGGTGATTTTACATTTGATGTTGCTACTACAACTACTCCGATTGCAAAAGCATTAACCTTTAGAGTGCAGTATAGTACTGAAGGGCTAGCAGCTTTGACAGGGGGTGAAGAATAA
- a CDS encoding phage tail assembly protein codes for MGILKLNTPVKINGEEKQEIEYDLDALTGADIQNAVRELAKKQIVVSTMELDPNYHAALFAAAAGISFDDMANLKSKDYQKAVLISRDFFLESEE; via the coding sequence ATGGGTATTTTAAAGTTAAATACGCCAGTGAAAATAAACGGTGAGGAAAAACAAGAAATAGAGTATGATTTGGATGCTCTTACTGGAGCGGACATACAGAATGCAGTAAGAGAACTGGCAAAAAAACAGATAGTAGTTAGTACCATGGAACTTGATCCAAATTACCATGCTGCATTATTTGCAGCTGCAGCTGGTATCTCTTTTGATGATATGGCTAATCTCAAGAGCAAAGATTATCAAAAGGCGGTGCTCATATCACGTGATTTTTTTCTCGAATCGGAGGAGTAA